AATAAGTCGCTGGTTCGAATGCCGATTCCGCCAACTTTTCCTTGCTGCCCTTTATGTTGTACATAATTAACACGTgattatatattttgaaaacaattatttatcCTCTTTCAAAAATGTCTTGATAAAATATCAGTTTATAGAAAACTGATATATTGGTTActttcaaatatcaaatatttcagatgtaagaaaaaggcagccaattggttgcctttttttttttagaagcTAAGGCAAagggcagccaattggctacctttcagacatcaaaatacattaaaatcacACATTTGTCAAGACATGTTTGGTAAATTCTTTATAAAATGACAGATTTGTAAAGACATTTTGGTAGATTTTCTATAAAtttacaataattttattttatcaagACATTTGTGAAAaggggaaaataatttttttcaaaaatatataatcggGTGTCATATCTATTTTGTAAAAAATGTGCATCGTACCAGGAAGAGGACAAGCTTCATCATTCTCATCAGAATTGTCTTCACAATCTTTTTCGCCATCACATTTGTAGCCAAGCCTTATGCATTTTCCACTGCTACAAGTAAATTGATAGTCAGCATTGCAAGCTGTGGGAGAAGCAAACCACAAATACTTATAACATATATATATAACGAGCTTAGTTTTTACGTTGCGTCAGTGACGTagcctagactgcggaactcatgTAGTCTTCagtgatagtcagtcatttatcgtgtttatctattggtcgttatatgatttaaaaaaaggggaaaaaaaccgcagtgatttatagtgtgctacgcacaggcacaacgcctaggcattgatccacaagcctcagcacacttaaccctgtttacaggttgtcgctgaccactacgacccgcatcattccataaacgactttgcagcttcaagcgcgcacaccctagacattccacaaattgaccttcgcaaccaggatcagctccccagcTCGTCGtacggttacaacgagacaattagcagtaagttccttgtccaggagaatttcaagctagttcaatttttccacgagaacaTACTAAGCCACCGCCAGGGTTCaaactagctcgagatactatagctaaaatacaggtttacatttactatcttacattatcttgctgtatttcagctagagcgccagacaaCAAGctgccgggtttttttttttagaacaatactgttacgtaagacgaagaagaagccTGCCCGGAgaccgccctactcattatttcattgtacttattgcaatttgcctccacacattacgtaatcaacacaacgcttttgtgaggactagtgagtggataagaaattgacagcggaggatacgaacgacacgccgatttttagttgtcaatcatgaattgctgcaacgttttagtattttactgcatggcattccgcaagcaccatgacaaattaagccgtatttttccaaagatcatctcatatgaagtaagctgaatgcgatctgtagtTTTgcaacattccgatcgcttttgatcgcCTATTGCCggtgaatttgcttgaaaacacgtgagttcatgttgtgtaaacataaacaatgcgatttataaacataattagcatggacacaaatgaaattacgatgcaatacaatgcaatttgaatgcgcatcAGATCCATAGAAATAACGTGGCCCGGTGTTATGCAGAATTTAGACCACGTCtggttcaaacccgcaacctcgggcaccatagtcgaacgccttatcagtTGAGATAACTTAACTTGACTATCATTTGATGACTATCATAATATGACTATCATTAAGAAGACTGAGTTCTTATAATACATCCTCTGatatttcagacaatagcttggaaTTATTGGGGTAgatgttatcttttgaattctttcatgaccactgaagcatatatAGTCAAGTCTGTCAAGGACACTAAGCGAGAATTGAAAGACCATTTCACtctccacaaaagaatgtcaaaggtcgtAAAAACACCAATTTTGTGTCCGCTCCCGAGAATACTCGTATGTACCTAAAATCCTCAAGAGTTTGCAGAAGGGCTGGGGCAAAAGTGGGCAAGGTGACTTAGGCTATTcaagaaaataagtgcacacaccctactatagaggagtaaattcaCCCGGAAACTGCCTTCAACACATCCCAGTATAGATGGTAAATTATATAGTATAAATTATAAATATGGACAACGTATGAGTTCCTAATACAAAGTATGTTCCCATTGAACATACCAAACTAGAGTACCGATGATTTTTGTACTTACCCTGTCCCCAAGCTGACCTTACAATAACGGCAGAGAAAATAACCACGTACGCAATGACCAGCCCTCTCATGTTGTCTGTTTTGTAACAATGGACCTGAAGATAGTGAAAGAAACAAAATCCACTAAGAGtttttgttacgtttataaaGGTAGAAACACGTGGGTCAGACATccaggcattaacagctgaaatctaggagatgaCGCTGACGAAATTtcagccaggcacaagtgacctggtgaacgaagagGTTCGCTGTAGATAAGCTGCTTGGGGCAATTTTTACAGGGCAGGTAattgtagccaacaatcgggcttattaccctgatcggaacatATGCCCCGCCTTTTACCAGATGAGCCGCGGGGAGAGCGATTTTTTTGGcttgcggggaattgaacccgggacctctcgcaccaaaggcaaagacctaaaccagtgtgccacgctgcacaccgacatcgcctggctaataattatttgatgcagcagagacattaaaatgaatacacgggatccatacacgtgaattgctatgcacgattttgatatcagacgaaaatcttcggatactgggttacaaaatgatgaatatctcccgtaaatgaatttttctcaagaaaccagatgtggtctcatacacttgaaaatacgtgttgaacagatattatagtcgttagcgtgcgctttgaaaattggccgtgcgctttgaagtcaaaatttgaccaaaactctcaattttatattgcgttggtcctatatggactacagcgcgcagcaggctatagcggcactcactcaagtggagagagtataaccattgaccgcaatgtcgtatacaagcttgctcacagagcgagaaatcaattaccccgtctatacagtagccttagtcaagtcacttcggtaataatatgcatctcataaggtccgaataaaatggtcataggtggctgtggattgaacctaccatggcgatttctactatgaagatatcggggcgatgtcactgtgcgctGCTCCTACAATGATAAAATAACAAAACCATATGTGTCTTTAgataattttcttttgttttattttatcattttcaaaAAGCATGTTAATTGTCAAAATgagtttttgtttaaaatgtaaatttgaaaatttttcaataATGTGCTAAGGGAGGGGTAATGTgcaggaacctggtttggattccagagggagtgtgcctccaagagacacagccatcagaaaaggaatagctcagatcgcgcgccaaaataagttagcagttcagaaattgatatttttcccagccttgaaaaaattaggcagagctgggaatcgaacccaggacctcgcggttctgaaactcaatgcattaccactaagccaactagctatttgctgtgagaggtttgatagtagtccttgatattgctgaatagaataaatcaatactgatatttatctaatgtacgatgttattcaaatgtcagtaaataaacaaataaataaatagacataggacccgtaaataaataaataaatacagaatgcagatagtattttagttactaaattccaaacattatattatttataattttctgctatacacgcaaaggagctgtgcatttaatatccgcgcctaatcaataatgggtatttCACTACATAGTCAAACTGGTGTGTGCCCTGACGGATTATCCATTGACCAGCTTCTAAACCAATAAGTCTTttatctgtatgctttataaccatgataacagattaaGAGTCTGTAACATGGTCGGTCATTGGCGGCTTGCTAATCGGTTCTGGCATTATACAAAGAGCAGCACCAATCACAGCACATGTTTGATAATGGGCAACCAACGTATCCATAATAGTATAGTTTAGGCGCtgacgcaagctttcatgcgggaaatatgaacacattctcgctagtcgtaccctttttcgagatattgatacggcgctaAAGGCCACGGCTTTTCCATGCCACAGCGACGAACCCTATAAACAGAGGTAAGTTATCATcttcgtgagccaatctgcattatgttgcctgcaaaagccgacgatcaggtaaaattctaaaagcagcgtgagcagatatttttcttaatttcatgataagcttaaattgcattgaaaacgccaaattgcagacataaaatatataatattactaaatcacccaagcagatggtaacgtaggtatgtggaaaagaactgcaataacaataacaaactatgtgcccaaagagttgtttttggcatgtcgctttttagaaatatcaccaaaaatataaaattttgggaaaacgccccaaaattgaaaacaaacacgaaccttccaaaataaatatatattagcactcggcggcccactgactacctgctgctgtgatttggggtaactcgttgcttcccctctcaaGATacatatatattagcactcggcggtccactgactacctgccgctgtgatacCTGTAcctcaagttcgcccataccccacgccttaatggCTATTTACTTTCAAGATACAAAGAAATTTATTTAAACAAATATACTGTTACATGGAAAATAtctgtgcgcgaagtagcctaaaaatgcaTGCCACGATCAGCTCAAAACTTACTTTTTCAgattctttcattcatttcatatatatttatttcacaatcgtggccatgggccaaattacagagaaatattacaattataattaaatacttagaataacacacaaatttaaaacatttataaatacacaagtattgcacatggtagtataaataaacatgacacatggaaaatatattattacaaggaaataaagatatgaaatttgcacaaataaaataggccaattacaatgtaaaatatcaccaaaagatttgattaaaaagcactaaaaatcaaaatttaacctGCCAGCAGGATAATATCTTTAtgaaaaaaatgtgtacatccataacaAAATGATGCACCCGTCGGACGCCACACGCGTCCCACCCCGCACAACAGCCAGGAACAAACACCAGACCCATCCCAAGCGGAGGCCACTCTAAATCATCCGCAAGTCACATGgccaaggaatgttctctgtactcCCAAACCATGTGACCCAGGGATGACCCAAAGCGACATCCACCCGAGACAAGTCCGGCATCCACTCCCAGCTACCAtgcaaaatgagacacatgtagcagccgacaagcgcaTCCCCCTGACATGGATGCACACAAATTGAATTTAGAAAAAAGCAAGTGGGGCATTTAATGCATGTTTAAAAGTGTGACATAAAAGGGATGGGGCTCTGTTTGAAGCGTTTCGTGTTGGCCCTGAGTTGTGTATGATCTTGAGCATTGCGCAAACTTCTGCCATGGACCGAGATTCTGGTGGGGGTAATAAATGACTGGTTCTTAGACTGTCTCTCAGTCCATTGGCAAAAGTTCGGCAATGCTCAACCCTTCTGTCTTCTAGCTTTTTAATATTGCACTGTTGTATTGACTTTGAATATGAGATGTATTTATAACCAAGTATGGTTCTAATCGCCCTTCTTTGTATGCGCTCAAGATCACTAGCTTGTTTACATGTGAGCCCCTGAATGCCAAACCACATCAGCATACTCGAGCACCGGTCTGACATAGCTTTTGTAAACGACCGTAAGTTCATCCTGGTCAAAGCCAAATCTTTTCAGGGATCTAAGCATGAAAAGACGAGTGTTTGCTTTCTTGATCATAATATCAACCTGAGATTGCCATTTCAGGTCACTTTGAATACTGATACCCAGGATTTTGGCTTTGTCAACATAATCCAGCTTGTCAGAGCCAATGCTCAAGTCTGCATGATGTGGTTTGGTTTTACTGAAATTAACCTCAAGTGCCTGGCATTTCTTGGCATTAAGATTTAGGCCATTAGTTGCTGCCCAGTCTGAGAACTTATTCAGATCTTCCTGGATATGACTATTGCTATCACTAGTAGAGTTTTCAGCAAATGTGAGATCATCAACATACTTCCAGACTTCTGCATGTGCATCATCGGCGGCATCATTGATGAGGATTTGAAAACCAATTGGGCCAAGCTTGGTGCCCTGCGGTACACCAGCTGTGAGTTGCACAAAGTCTGAAAGCATGTTGTTGTATCGTACACATTGCTGTCGATGCTGAAGAAAGTCACAAAGCCAAGGTACTATGTTCCTACGCACACCCATTTGAATAATTTTTGTGATGAGAATGGTGtggttgaccaaatcaaaggcttTAGAAAAATCAGTTAGGACAATCGTTCCGGTATTGTGACTCACTTCAGCACCAGTATGAAGGTAATGCATCATATTGACTAGATAGTGATTAGTTGACACACCTGCTACATTTCCAAATTGCCTGATGTCTAACTTGTGACTAATATCATCAATTACCCATCTCGATACAAAACCCTCAGCTACTTTGGCGAAGATTGAGGTCAAAGAAATTGGCCGTAACTTATCAAGAGTAGGGGGTCTTTGTTTTGGTATAGGCACAATGATACCTTGTTTCCATTGACTTGGTACAATACCTTCAGTAAATGAGGAATTAAGAATATTTGTCAAGGGGATGTTCATCTCATAGGCAAATTCCTTAATGATTTTACCAGGGATACGATCAGGTCCCCCAGATTTGTTGGGGTTAATTTTCTGTAACTCAGAATAAACCTCCCAAGGGTGCAGTTTGGGAGCAGGGTCTTTGGCTGGTAAATACGCAGGTAGCTTAGATGTATCCAATGGGGGTACATGCGCAGATACTTTAGCAAACATGTCATTGATCGCATCAGCCTTACCcttctcatcatcatcacaaaCACCTGGGATGTCCAATCTGAGCTCAGATCGGCCAGAGTTAGTAACCTTTTTGATTTGTTGGTACCATTTTCTTGACTCCGTTTTTGAAGACCTCTGATTCTGTTGGCATGGTAATCTATTTTTGCCTTCTCAATTTTACGCTT
Above is a genomic segment from Amphiura filiformis chromosome 10, Afil_fr2py, whole genome shotgun sequence containing:
- the LOC140162922 gene encoding CD320 antigen-like, with protein sequence MRGLVIAYVVIFSAVIVRSAWGQACNADYQFTCSSGKCIRLGYKCDGEKDCEDNSDENDEACPLPVCTESGTFACRGERNCVPNDLKCDDYEDCLDGADEWGC